The Streptomyces sp. NBC_01689 genome includes a window with the following:
- a CDS encoding cytochrome P450 family protein, giving the protein MLDVLGRDVQGEAALLRGRGAVSRVVLPGGVGAWVVTDAGVMRGLLADGRVSKDAYRHWPAWRRGEVSGSWPLAVWVSVQNLVTSYGAEHRRLRGLMASAFTARRVALLAPRVEEIAAGLLEEVEAAAGRGGGGVVDVRELFALPLPGRVMLELFGIPEEFRGPLREIIDGFFDTGVSSERAQANYRALYSTMGELVAFKRRCPGEDLTSALIAAGGTDRTDRTDGAGGAGGAGGAGGTGGAGGAGPAGGAGGVGFSGAQGVVGASGVAGSPSGVGGAGVAGVSGAEGGSGGGGLSEKEIVDNLIMLLSAGCEPTVNLLGNAVALLLGDRGQLELVRSGRVSWGDVVEEAVRVEAPGANAILRYAVEDVRVGETVIPAGDALVMSFAAAGRDPGVHGADADVFDVTRGTRREHLSFGYGVHYCLGAPLARLEAEIALRALFGRFPRMRAAFGPGELPRTESFISNGPRVLPVIPGPAAAVV; this is encoded by the coding sequence GTGTTGGATGTGTTGGGGCGGGATGTGCAGGGGGAGGCGGCGTTGTTGCGGGGGCGGGGTGCGGTGTCGCGGGTGGTGTTGCCGGGTGGGGTGGGGGCGTGGGTGGTGACGGATGCGGGGGTGATGCGGGGTTTGCTGGCGGATGGGCGGGTGTCGAAGGATGCGTATCGGCATTGGCCGGCGTGGCGGCGGGGTGAGGTGTCGGGGAGCTGGCCGTTGGCGGTGTGGGTGTCGGTGCAGAATCTGGTGACGTCGTACGGGGCGGAGCACCGGCGGTTGCGGGGGTTGATGGCGTCGGCGTTCACGGCGCGGCGGGTGGCGTTGCTGGCGCCGCGGGTGGAGGAGATCGCGGCGGGTCTGCTGGAGGAGGTCGAGGCGGCGGCGGGGCGTGGCGGGGGTGGGGTGGTGGATGTGCGGGAGCTGTTCGCGTTGCCGTTGCCGGGGCGGGTGATGCTGGAGCTGTTCGGGATTCCGGAGGAGTTCCGGGGGCCGTTGCGGGAGATCATCGACGGGTTCTTCGACACGGGGGTGTCGTCGGAGCGGGCGCAGGCGAATTACCGGGCGTTGTACTCGACGATGGGGGAGCTGGTCGCGTTCAAGCGGCGGTGTCCGGGTGAGGATCTGACGAGTGCGCTGATCGCCGCCGGCGGCACGGACCGTACGGACCGTACGGACGGCGCGGGCGGCGCGGGCGGGGCGGGTGGTGCGGGCGGCACGGGCGGGGCGGGTGGTGCGGGCCCTGCGGGTGGTGCGGGTGGTGTGGGCTTTTCCGGGGCTCAGGGGGTTGTGGGTGCCTCGGGTGTTGCGGGTTCCCCAAGTGGTGTGGGCGGGGCGGGTGTTGCGGGTGTGTCGGGTGCTGAGGGTGGTTCGGGGGGTGGGGGGTTGAGTGAGAAGGAGATTGTCGACAATTTGATCATGTTGTTGAGTGCGGGGTGTGAGCCGACGGTGAATCTGCTGGGGAATGCGGTGGCGTTGTTGCTGGGGGACCGGGGGCAGTTGGAGCTGGTGCGGTCGGGCCGGGTGTCGTGGGGGGATGTGGTGGAGGAGGCGGTGCGGGTGGAGGCGCCGGGGGCGAATGCGATTTTGCGGTATGCGGTGGAGGATGTGCGGGTGGGGGAGACGGTGATTCCCGCGGGGGATGCGCTGGTGATGTCGTTCGCGGCGGCGGGGCGGGATCCGGGGGTGCACGGGGCGGATGCGGATGTGTTCGATGTGACGCGTGGGACGCGGCGTGAGCATCTGTCGTTCGGGTACGGGGTGCATTACTGCCTGGGGGCGCCGTTGGCGCGGCTGGAGGCGGAGATCGCGTTGCGGGCGTTGTTCGGGCGGTTCCCGCGGATGCGGGCGGCGTTCGGGCCGGGGGAGTTGCCGCGGACGGAGTCGTTCATCTCGAACGGGCCGCGGGTGCTGCCGGTGATACCGGGGCCGGCGGCCGCGGTGGTGTGA
- a CDS encoding ScbR family autoregulator-binding transcription factor, translated as MRQERAIRTRRAILNAAASVFDERGYEAATIGEVLTRAGVTKGALYFHFPSKQALAEGVLAEQFSGFVLAPRASKLQELVDMGLALAYRMRRNPVVSASARLSLGQEMGAIFGTWTITTWLDATEKVLREAREQGELLPHVDPAESAWLFSAAWTGVQVYSHTLAGREDLERRVSSLFEHLLPSIAVPAVLGKLVIDPARAAEVAAEGERLAAEAGELGDLDEVAAPA; from the coding sequence GTGCGGCAGGAGCGTGCGATTCGCACCCGGCGGGCGATTTTGAATGCGGCGGCGTCGGTTTTCGACGAGCGCGGGTATGAGGCCGCCACGATCGGTGAGGTGCTGACCCGGGCGGGTGTGACCAAGGGGGCCCTGTACTTCCATTTCCCCTCGAAGCAGGCGCTGGCGGAGGGGGTGCTGGCCGAGCAGTTCTCGGGGTTCGTGCTGGCGCCCCGGGCGAGCAAGCTGCAGGAGCTGGTGGACATGGGGCTGGCGCTGGCGTACCGGATGCGCCGTAACCCGGTGGTCAGCGCGTCGGCGAGACTTTCGCTGGGCCAGGAGATGGGTGCGATCTTCGGCACCTGGACGATCACGACCTGGCTGGATGCGACGGAGAAGGTGCTGCGCGAGGCGCGGGAGCAGGGTGAGCTGCTGCCGCATGTGGATCCGGCGGAGAGTGCGTGGCTGTTCTCGGCGGCGTGGACGGGTGTGCAGGTCTACTCCCACACGCTGGCGGGCCGGGAGGATCTGGAGCGGCGGGTCTCCTCGCTGTTCGAGCATCTGCTGCCGAGCATCGCGGTGCCGGCGGTGCTCGGAAAGCTGGTCATCGACCCGGCCCGGGCCGCCGAGGTCGCCGCCGAGGGCGAACGGCTGGCCGCCGAGGCGGGAGAGCTGGGCGACCTCGACGAGGTCGCCGCTCCCGCCTGA
- a CDS encoding helix-turn-helix domain-containing protein, with protein MVKQVRAARTRQALVRAAAEVFADDGYALASLPAISRRAGVSTGALHFHFPSKDLLAREVEAAATVSLQRLAARQDVPAARQDVSAARQDVSAARAPGAPGGSARPGPAAPPAGPPSGGAALRLLVDVSRDLVLALSADPVLRAGFGLGGDPSRKGGEGPGRWWNEWVHALLREAHGAGELAEGVSPEAAAVAVVAATLGLAGLASRHRLHFSPHLVEQFWALLLPGLAARPPRRPARPGISAAESGPAPR; from the coding sequence ATGGTCAAGCAGGTTCGGGCGGCACGTACGCGTCAGGCCCTGGTCCGGGCGGCGGCCGAGGTGTTCGCCGATGACGGGTACGCCCTCGCCTCGCTGCCGGCGATCAGCCGGCGGGCCGGGGTGAGTACCGGGGCGCTGCATTTCCATTTCCCGAGCAAGGATCTGCTGGCCCGTGAGGTGGAGGCGGCGGCCACGGTCTCGCTGCAGAGGCTGGCCGCGCGGCAGGACGTGCCGGCGGCGCGGCAGGACGTGTCGGCGGCGCGGCAGGACGTGTCGGCGGCGCGTGCGCCGGGTGCTCCCGGCGGATCCGCCCGGCCCGGCCCGGCCGCACCTCCCGCCGGGCCTCCGTCGGGGGGTGCGGCGCTGCGGTTGCTGGTGGACGTCAGCCGGGATCTGGTGCTGGCACTGTCGGCGGATCCGGTCCTGCGGGCCGGGTTCGGACTGGGCGGTGATCCCTCGCGCAAGGGCGGTGAGGGGCCGGGCCGGTGGTGGAACGAGTGGGTGCACGCCCTGCTGCGCGAGGCCCACGGTGCGGGCGAACTGGCCGAGGGGGTCTCCCCGGAGGCGGCCGCGGTGGCCGTGGTCGCCGCGACCCTGGGACTGGCCGGCCTCGCCTCCCGCCACCGTCTCCACTTCTCCCCGCACCTGGTCGAACAGTTCTGGGCCCTGCTGCTGCCCGGCCTCGCCGCGCGTCCGCCCCGGCGCCCGGCCCGGCCGGGCATATCCGCCGCCGAGAGCGGCCCCGCCCCCCGCTGA
- a CDS encoding AfsR/SARP family transcriptional regulator yields MDTDILGTLAVREKGISITPTAPKPRQVLALLVLHADQMVPVGMLSEELWGARPPRSARPTLQTYILQLRELITAALEKDPGGHRTAKDVLLTVPGGYLLKSGEGSSDVREFERLAGLGYRAMDTADFPEAARHLRAALALWSGPPLADVQAGPHLATQVKRLEESRLCALDQRIEADLRLGRHRELLAELTVLVSRYPTHESLCGQYMLALYRSGRRGEALDAYQRLRATLVRGLGLEPSAALGKLQRSILMARPDGSPAAAAATTAPAAGPGTSPGAAGSGRLAAPVG; encoded by the coding sequence GTGGACACCGACATACTCGGCACACTTGCTGTGCGGGAGAAGGGCATCTCGATCACCCCGACCGCTCCCAAGCCGCGTCAGGTGCTGGCCCTGCTGGTCCTGCACGCCGACCAGATGGTGCCGGTGGGGATGCTGAGCGAGGAACTGTGGGGCGCGCGGCCGCCGCGCAGTGCGCGGCCCACCCTGCAGACGTACATCCTGCAGCTGCGTGAGCTGATCACCGCGGCGCTGGAGAAGGATCCCGGCGGGCACCGTACGGCCAAGGACGTGCTGCTGACCGTGCCCGGGGGGTATCTCCTCAAGAGCGGTGAGGGCAGCAGCGACGTGCGGGAGTTCGAACGGCTGGCGGGGCTGGGCTACCGGGCGATGGACACGGCGGACTTCCCCGAGGCGGCCCGGCACCTGCGGGCCGCGCTCGCACTGTGGAGCGGGCCGCCGCTGGCCGACGTGCAGGCAGGCCCGCACCTGGCCACCCAGGTCAAACGGCTGGAGGAGAGCCGGCTGTGCGCGCTGGACCAGCGCATCGAGGCCGATCTGCGCCTGGGCCGCCACCGTGAACTGCTCGCCGAACTGACCGTGCTGGTCAGCCGGTATCCCACCCACGAGAGTCTGTGCGGGCAGTACATGCTGGCCCTGTACCGCTCGGGGCGCCGGGGCGAGGCCCTGGACGCCTACCAGCGGCTGCGCGCGACCCTGGTCCGCGGTCTGGGCCTGGAGCCGTCGGCGGCACTGGGCAAGCTGCAGCGTTCCATCCTGATGGCCCGGCCCGACGGCTCACCCGCCGCGGCAGCGGCCACCACCGCACCCGCTGCGGGGCCGGGGACAAGTCCCGGTGCGGCCGGCAGCGGGCGGCTCGCCGCCCCCGTCGGCTGA
- a CDS encoding SRPBCC family protein, with protein MSSRVHAGEDAVEVAAPAGVVYGLLADAVRWPVFLPSLVHVERLDFDGTRERLLVWEAAAQPGAPGGHVRSRHTRRVLRPHERSVVFEEEDQARPGLVTSGVWTVRPAGEDRCVLGLCEERVLPLLPAAGDSRVRDEDTGGVRRRLGEVRAAAERWEELDGLLLSFEDRIRVEGPAELVYDFLYRVEDWEERLPHVEGARVREDSPGVQVVLVDTCAPEGGAGLTTGAVRLCFPHAGRIVYKETLLPPLLAAHSGEWSLLPDAVGVTVVAAHRVMLRPDAVARELGAGTSLLEARRQVHGRLSRADRQALGLAKWHAESTVRRLR; from the coding sequence ATGTCGTCGCGCGTGCACGCCGGTGAGGACGCCGTGGAGGTGGCCGCTCCGGCCGGTGTGGTCTACGGGCTGCTGGCCGATGCCGTGCGCTGGCCGGTGTTCCTGCCGTCCCTCGTGCATGTCGAGCGGCTGGACTTCGACGGGACGCGGGAACGGCTGCTGGTGTGGGAGGCGGCCGCGCAGCCTGGCGCGCCGGGCGGTCACGTCCGTTCCCGGCACACCCGGCGGGTGCTGCGGCCGCACGAGCGCAGTGTCGTCTTCGAGGAGGAGGACCAGGCCCGCCCTGGCCTGGTCACCTCGGGGGTGTGGACGGTGCGCCCGGCGGGAGAGGACCGGTGCGTGCTGGGCCTGTGCGAGGAACGGGTGCTGCCCCTGCTGCCGGCCGCCGGTGACAGCCGCGTGCGGGACGAGGACACCGGCGGCGTACGGCGCCGGCTCGGGGAGGTCCGTGCGGCGGCCGAGCGGTGGGAGGAACTCGACGGACTGCTGCTGTCCTTCGAGGACCGGATCCGTGTCGAGGGCCCCGCCGAGCTGGTCTACGACTTCCTCTACCGGGTCGAGGACTGGGAGGAACGGCTGCCGCACGTCGAGGGGGCCCGGGTGCGTGAGGACTCGCCCGGTGTCCAGGTGGTGCTGGTGGACACCTGCGCCCCGGAGGGCGGCGCGGGCCTCACCACCGGGGCGGTACGGCTGTGTTTCCCGCACGCCGGGCGGATCGTCTACAAGGAGACGCTGCTGCCCCCGCTGCTCGCCGCGCACAGCGGCGAGTGGTCCCTGCTGCCGGACGCCGTGGGGGTGACGGTCGTCGCCGCCCACCGGGTGATGCTCCGGCCGGACGCCGTCGCCCGTGAACTCGGCGCCGGCACCAGCCTGCTGGAGGCCCGCCGGCAGGTGCACGGCCGGCTGTCCCGGGCCGACCGGCAGGCCCTGGGCCTGGCCAAGTGGCACGCGGAGAGCACCGTGCGCCGTCTGCGATGA
- a CDS encoding 4'-phosphopantetheinyl transferase family protein yields the protein MSAPGGPGPAPGRPGPPRLPELPRLPAGFGPPDEDGPGLPGPRGRRMEVPDGAGAVAGSGGVLLGPPLHVAGPEGPWEEVHDQLTDRGQVLVHTTWGQWLAAALLDPGLRGLLGRDWPRYRQTAAPAGRLRFAASRMVLKHTAAAALQLPADALDLAYRPGGRPHLRGLAGTEVSLAHTDELIVVAVSRSGPIGVDAEPLTRRPSFDLLHPYVCTPAEAAELAALPEDERTVRLLHLWTLKEAYTKALGHGMRRRFAAFGFSRDAQGRTVLAGEPATPEPVDDPGPARPGPARPGPDGPGPEGAASEGAASEGAGPAGTARWILATHLVHDRYLVSAAHRPSHPVETASRPAPHPLEGTRLPPAATLGWRLPGSSGAQPT from the coding sequence GTGAGCGCACCCGGCGGGCCGGGTCCCGCTCCGGGCCGGCCCGGGCCGCCGCGCCTGCCGGAACTGCCGCGCCTGCCGGCCGGGTTCGGCCCGCCGGACGAGGACGGCCCGGGCCTGCCGGGTCCGCGGGGCCGCCGGATGGAGGTGCCGGACGGGGCGGGTGCGGTGGCGGGGAGCGGTGGGGTGCTGCTCGGGCCGCCGTTGCACGTGGCCGGTCCGGAGGGGCCCTGGGAGGAGGTCCACGACCAGCTCACCGACCGCGGCCAGGTCCTGGTGCACACCACCTGGGGACAGTGGCTGGCGGCCGCGCTGCTGGACCCGGGACTGCGGGGGCTGCTCGGCCGTGACTGGCCGCGCTACCGGCAGACGGCCGCGCCGGCGGGCCGGCTGCGGTTCGCGGCCTCGCGGATGGTCCTCAAGCACACCGCGGCCGCCGCCCTGCAACTGCCCGCGGACGCCCTGGACCTGGCCTACCGGCCCGGCGGCCGTCCCCATCTGCGCGGTCTGGCCGGCACCGAGGTGAGCCTGGCCCACACCGACGAGCTGATCGTGGTCGCGGTCAGCCGCAGCGGGCCGATCGGGGTGGACGCCGAGCCCCTCACCCGCCGCCCGTCCTTCGACCTGCTGCACCCTTACGTGTGCACACCCGCCGAGGCCGCCGAACTCGCCGCGCTACCCGAGGACGAGCGCACGGTGCGGCTGCTGCACCTGTGGACCCTCAAGGAGGCCTACACCAAGGCCCTCGGGCACGGCATGCGGCGCCGTTTCGCCGCGTTCGGTTTCAGCCGGGACGCGCAGGGCCGTACCGTCCTGGCCGGCGAACCGGCCACCCCCGAACCCGTAGATGACCCCGGACCCGCCCGCCCCGGACCCGCCCGCCCCGGACCCGATGGTCCCGGACCCGAGGGCGCCGCATCTGAGGGTGCCGCATCTGAGGGCGCCGGGCCGGCGGGCACGGCGCGGTGGATTCTCGCCACCCATCTCGTCCATGACCGTTATCTGGTCAGTGCCGCGCACCGGCCGTCGCACCCGGTCGAGACCGCTTCGCGGCCCGCTCCACACCCGCTCGAGGGAACACGCCTCCCACCTGCGGCGACGCTAGGCTGGCGGCTGCCGGGCAGCTCCGGCGCACAGCCGACATGA
- a CDS encoding condensation domain-containing protein: MNSRYAPRDAVLAVVHEPGTPSPGSPLVLELCGPLGPADAETVAARLAQRHRAFDVALDSHLPGRHLLRLTPPAAAPGPVPLPAELLADVLSPPPPGGEVLPVTGHQQSLLRAALAPADSPHHTHDTHDTHDTYGAHDTHDTHDTYGAHDTHDTYDTYGAHDTYDIRHAHGTHGTQGLRDMSSAHGVDGVGGTAGTDLGGPDAAGGAGADGGVGGGGQLEQLYWDWSGPLEVARFAAAWQSVVDRESVLRACFDWVASPRLVLHARADADIAVHSRSEVGWAQMLRRDRARGFALHRPGLLRLTLLRGAVSAGVPAPPPRVLLTYHPALLDERGVHLLLREFYRAYAAGGVLPGGERRPDLRDHARWLAGQNTDAARQFWARAAPPRHAATRPGRAGGATGQHGPGLLDTRLRAAQTFRLRSWAALRGAAESSALHLVWALLLYRAADARGPLPVSFGVQLSGRDIALPGAAGIPGPLDGPLPMTVTVDPGEPLTGLLHQVRDTLLDLAVYPWAAGESIRAWSGRPPAPPPSAGTAPTGPSAGVVPGPFVDPCTDTLVRFQGPLPLPQALRGELAAQGIGVPSPRTAAGATGRPLTLTARHDARGGLSLSAVHDRARLADEDAAALHAQCLRLLRALPGHRAADATAGQLLDVLERAAVPRMARPASPPPRPALSVLRPGHPHADVICLVVVPGVPQGSYDLFVRGHRGPERIVAVHVDGAPGAPQAVAHQARGPGRRLVLCGCGPGGRAAYELAQRLPYGTGPAPAVVMTGIGDAAAGASALARGVRSVLTPPPP; encoded by the coding sequence ATGAACAGCCGGTACGCGCCGCGGGACGCCGTCCTCGCCGTGGTCCACGAGCCGGGTACGCCGTCGCCGGGCAGCCCGCTGGTGCTGGAGCTGTGCGGCCCGCTGGGCCCGGCGGACGCCGAGACCGTCGCCGCCCGCCTCGCGCAGCGCCACCGTGCCTTCGACGTCGCGCTGGACAGTCACCTGCCCGGCCGTCACCTCCTGCGCCTGACCCCGCCCGCCGCCGCGCCGGGCCCCGTCCCGCTGCCCGCGGAACTGCTCGCCGACGTACTGTCCCCGCCCCCGCCGGGCGGCGAGGTCCTCCCGGTCACCGGACACCAGCAGAGCCTGCTGCGCGCGGCCCTCGCCCCCGCCGACAGCCCCCACCACACCCACGACACCCACGACACCCACGACACGTACGGCGCCCACGACACCCACGACACCCACGACACGTACGGCGCCCACGACACCCACGACACGTACGACACGTACGGCGCCCATGACACGTACGACATCCGCCACGCGCACGGCACGCACGGCACGCAGGGCCTGCGGGACATGTCCTCCGCGCACGGTGTCGACGGCGTGGGCGGCACCGCCGGTACGGACCTCGGCGGCCCGGACGCCGCCGGCGGCGCGGGCGCAGACGGGGGTGTGGGCGGGGGCGGTCAGCTGGAGCAGTTGTACTGGGACTGGTCCGGGCCGCTGGAGGTGGCCCGGTTCGCCGCGGCCTGGCAGTCGGTCGTCGACCGGGAGTCGGTGCTGCGGGCCTGTTTCGACTGGGTCGCCTCGCCCCGTCTGGTGCTGCACGCGCGCGCCGACGCCGACATCGCCGTCCACTCCCGCAGTGAGGTCGGCTGGGCGCAGATGCTGCGGCGCGACCGGGCGCGGGGCTTCGCGCTGCACCGGCCGGGCCTGCTGCGTCTGACCCTGCTGCGGGGGGCTGTTTCGGCCGGTGTGCCGGCGCCGCCCCCGCGGGTGCTGCTGACGTACCATCCGGCGCTGCTGGACGAGCGGGGCGTGCACCTGCTGCTGCGGGAGTTCTACCGCGCCTACGCCGCGGGCGGTGTGCTGCCCGGCGGGGAACGCCGCCCCGACCTGCGTGATCACGCCCGCTGGCTGGCGGGCCAGAACACCGACGCCGCACGGCAGTTCTGGGCGCGGGCCGCGCCGCCGCGGCACGCCGCGACCCGGCCGGGCCGGGCGGGCGGCGCCACCGGGCAGCACGGGCCCGGGCTGCTGGACACCCGGCTGCGGGCGGCCCAGACCTTCCGGCTGCGGTCCTGGGCGGCGCTGCGCGGTGCCGCGGAGAGCAGCGCCCTGCACCTGGTGTGGGCGCTGCTGCTGTACCGGGCGGCGGACGCCCGCGGGCCGCTGCCGGTGAGTTTCGGGGTGCAGCTGTCGGGCCGGGACATCGCCCTGCCGGGCGCGGCGGGCATCCCCGGGCCGCTGGACGGCCCGCTGCCGATGACCGTGACCGTCGACCCCGGTGAACCCCTCACCGGCCTGCTCCACCAGGTCCGTGACACGCTGCTGGACCTGGCGGTCTATCCGTGGGCGGCCGGCGAGTCGATCCGCGCGTGGAGCGGCCGGCCCCCGGCCCCGCCCCCGTCGGCGGGCACTGCTCCCACCGGCCCGTCCGCCGGCGTGGTGCCCGGCCCGTTCGTCGATCCGTGCACCGACACCCTGGTGCGGTTCCAGGGCCCGCTGCCGCTGCCGCAGGCGCTGCGCGGGGAACTCGCCGCCCAGGGCATCGGCGTCCCGAGCCCGCGGACCGCGGCCGGTGCCACCGGCCGGCCGCTGACCCTCACCGCCCGCCATGACGCCCGGGGCGGTCTGTCCCTCAGCGCCGTCCACGACCGGGCCCGCCTGGCCGACGAGGACGCGGCCGCCCTGCACGCCCAGTGCCTGCGCCTGCTGCGCGCGCTGCCCGGACACCGGGCCGCCGACGCCACCGCCGGGCAGCTGCTGGACGTGCTGGAGCGGGCCGCGGTCCCGCGGATGGCCCGCCCCGCCTCGCCCCCGCCGCGTCCCGCGCTGAGCGTGCTGCGTCCCGGACACCCCCACGCGGACGTGATCTGTCTGGTCGTCGTCCCCGGTGTGCCCCAGGGCAGTTACGACCTGTTCGTGCGCGGCCACCGGGGTCCGGAGCGGATCGTGGCCGTCCACGTCGACGGTGCCCCCGGCGCGCCGCAGGCCGTCGCGCACCAGGCCCGGGGGCCGGGCCGGCGGCTGGTGCTGTGCGGGTGCGGGCCCGGCGGGCGGGCGGCCTACGAGCTCGCCCAGCGCCTGCCGTACGGCACCGGTCCCGCTCCGGCCGTGGTCATGACCGGCATCGGTGACGCCGCCGCCGGCGCCTCCGCCCTCGCCCGCGGCGTCCGCTCCGTCCTGACCCCGCCGCCGCCCTGA
- a CDS encoding AfsR/SARP family transcriptional regulator: MRIQVLGPLSAEVNGGSIVPSAGKPRQILSLLALYPGRVMPVPTLMEEIWATQPPQSALTTLQTYILQLRRRLGTAMGPGAPGGAKEVLATRHGGYLLQIPPDSVDVHQYDRLTREGQTAFEHGDDEVSAARFREALGLWQGPALVDVRLGPVLEIEVVRLEESRLVTVERRIDADLRLGRHAELIAELIELTARHPQHEGLHSQAMVALYRSGRQASALEVYRRLRVRLIEDLGVEPSPQLQRLHQAVLTVDPQLDVLAGPRHSSTYDLFTA; encoded by the coding sequence GTGAGGATTCAGGTTCTGGGTCCGTTGAGTGCCGAGGTCAACGGGGGATCCATCGTTCCGAGCGCGGGCAAGCCGCGACAGATCCTGTCGCTGCTGGCGTTGTATCCCGGACGGGTGATGCCCGTCCCGACCCTCATGGAGGAGATCTGGGCGACGCAGCCCCCGCAGAGCGCACTGACGACCCTGCAGACCTACATCCTGCAACTGCGCCGGCGGCTGGGCACCGCGATGGGTCCCGGCGCGCCGGGCGGCGCCAAGGAGGTACTGGCCACCCGGCACGGCGGTTATCTGCTGCAGATCCCGCCCGACAGCGTCGACGTCCACCAGTACGACCGGCTGACGCGGGAGGGACAGACCGCGTTCGAGCACGGCGACGACGAGGTCTCCGCCGCCCGCTTCCGCGAGGCCCTGGGCCTGTGGCAGGGGCCCGCCCTGGTCGACGTACGGCTGGGCCCGGTCCTGGAGATCGAGGTGGTACGGCTGGAGGAGAGCCGGCTGGTCACCGTGGAACGGCGTATCGACGCCGACCTGCGACTGGGCCGGCACGCCGAACTCATCGCCGAACTCATCGAACTGACCGCCCGTCACCCGCAGCACGAGGGACTGCACTCACAGGCCATGGTGGCGCTCTACCGCTCGGGCCGGCAGGCCTCCGCCCTGGAGGTCTACCGCCGACTGCGGGTCCGGCTGATCGAGGACCTGGGCGTGGAACCCTCCCCCCAGCTGCAGCGGCTGCACCAGGCCGTCCTCACCGTCGACCCCCAGCTGGACGTACTGGCCGGACCGCGCCACAGCTCCACCTACGACCTGTTCACCGCCTGA
- a CDS encoding acyl-CoA carboxylase subunit epsilon codes for MGTPDQYEPVLRVERGRAGEEELAALTVVLLALGAGGAPARRGRPVNGSRWWRRPRAHRGPRGWQ; via the coding sequence ATGGGCACGCCGGACCAGTACGAGCCCGTCCTGCGCGTGGAACGCGGGCGGGCCGGCGAAGAGGAACTGGCCGCACTCACCGTGGTGCTGCTCGCGCTCGGCGCGGGCGGCGCACCCGCCCGCCGGGGCAGGCCGGTCAACGGCTCCCGCTGGTGGAGGAGGCCCCGGGCCCACCGCGGCCCGCGCGGCTGGCAGTGA